From Dendropsophus ebraccatus isolate aDenEbr1 chromosome 2, aDenEbr1.pat, whole genome shotgun sequence, a single genomic window includes:
- the IDI1 gene encoding isopentenyl-diphosphate Delta-isomerase 1 translates to MLWAGMVGGARVWQGLGPGVSRLRAVVLQSARSSPYCSKRYRAAMPEVDTAALDEKQVQLLSEMCILIDDNDKKIGAESKKNCHLNENIDKGMLHRAFSVFLFNTENKLLLQQRSDAKITFPGCYTNTCCSHPLNTPTETEEADAIGVRRAAQRRLKAELGIPMEQVKPDELRYLTRIHYKAQSDGIWGEHEIDYILFVQKDVTVDPDPNEIQSHCYVSKEELTQLLERAKRGEVKITPWFQLIADTFLYKWWDNLKNLKSFEDHDKIHRM, encoded by the exons atgttgTGGGCGGGGATGGTGGGCGGAGCCCGTGTCTGGCAGGGTCTTGGCCCCGGCGTCTCCAGACTGCGGGCAGTTGTGCTGCAGAGTGCGAGGAGTTCTCCTTACTGCAG caagagatacagagcagccatgCCTGAGGTGGACACCGCCGCGCTGGATGAGAAGCAGGTCCAGTTGCTCTCGGAGATGTGTATTCTGATCGATGACAACGACAAGAAGATTGGAGCAGAATCCAAGAAGAACTGTCACCTGAACGAGAACATCGACAAAG ggatgctgcacagagccTTCAGTGTCTTCTTGTTTAACACAGAGAATAAGCTCCTATTACAGCAAAGATCGGACGCTAAAATAACCTTCCCAG GTTGTTACACAAACACGTGCTGCAGTCACCCACTCAATACCCCCACAGAAACTGAGGAAGCAGATGCTATAGGGGTGCGACGAGCAGCCCAGAGAAGGTTGAAGGCTGAATTGGGAATTCCAATGGAGCAG GTAAAACCTGATGAACTTCGCTATCTAACCAGGATTCACTACAAAGCTCAGTCAGACGGCATCTGGGGAGAACATGAGATAGATTACATCCTGTTTGTGCAGAAGGACGTCACAGTCGATCCCGATCCCAATGAGATCCAGAGTCACTGCTACGTGTCCAAAGAGGAGCTGACGCAGTTACTAGAAAGGGCCAAGCGGGGAGAGGTGAAGATCACCCCTTGGTTTCAGCTCATTGCAGACACTTTTCTATACAAATGGTGGGACAACCTGAAGAATCTCAAATCCTTTGAGGATCACGATAAAATCCACCGAATGTAA